In a single window of the Caldalkalibacillus thermarum genome:
- a CDS encoding ferredoxin family protein — protein MAEAARKISLEGARETAKGQTIEEKQYLVRFNADTKSHLHVLDPEICMTKCPDKICTIFCPADVYKWEEVRMHVGYEGCHECGSCRIGCPYQNIKWEYPKGGHGIVFRLG, from the coding sequence ATGGCTGAAGCGGCCAGAAAAATCTCTCTGGAGGGTGCCAGGGAGACGGCCAAAGGGCAAACCATTGAGGAAAAACAGTATCTGGTCCGGTTCAATGCGGACACCAAATCCCACCTGCATGTCCTTGACCCGGAGATCTGTATGACCAAATGTCCGGACAAAATCTGTACCATTTTTTGCCCGGCAGATGTGTACAAATGGGAAGAGGTCCGCATGCATGTGGGGTATGAAGGGTGTCATGAATGCGGCAGCTGCCGCATCGGTTGTCCTTACCAAAATATAAAGTGGGAATATCCCAAGGGCGGTCATGGGATCGTCTTCCGCTTAGGGTGA
- a CDS encoding electron transfer flavoprotein subunit alpha/FixB family protein, protein MNFADYKGIWVYIEEKEGSIAPVSLELLGAGRQLADKRGVELAGVLIGHGVKHLAQTLFEYGADTVYVYDAPIFDHYRTEPYMYALLDCCRKYKPEVILYGATPTGKDLASAVATDLPTGLTADTTMLDIEEDTGLLLASRPAFGGNIMATILCKKYRPQMATVRPKVMTALQPQPGRTGKLVEESILLREEDVRTKVLEVVRETTKKVRIDEADIIVAGGKGMGSKEGFQLIHLLAEVLGAAVGASRDVVEAGWIGHQHQVGQTGVTVTPKIYFAIGISGAIQHLVGMQNSGLIIAINKDPNAPIFQACHYGIVGDAFEIVPLLIEHFKQALSHMNEAVQTEEEVRHA, encoded by the coding sequence ATGAACTTTGCCGATTACAAGGGGATTTGGGTGTATATCGAGGAGAAAGAGGGCAGCATCGCCCCTGTTTCTCTGGAGCTGTTGGGAGCAGGCCGACAGCTGGCCGACAAACGGGGCGTAGAACTGGCCGGTGTCTTAATCGGCCATGGTGTCAAACATTTGGCCCAAACGTTGTTTGAGTATGGAGCCGATACGGTCTACGTCTATGATGCTCCCATTTTTGATCATTACCGCACAGAACCGTATATGTACGCCTTATTGGACTGCTGCCGGAAGTATAAACCGGAGGTGATCCTGTATGGTGCAACCCCTACGGGTAAAGATTTAGCCAGCGCTGTGGCGACCGACTTGCCTACAGGTCTCACGGCGGACACAACCATGTTGGACATTGAGGAAGATACGGGATTGCTTTTGGCCAGCCGGCCCGCTTTTGGCGGAAATATTATGGCCACGATTTTGTGTAAAAAATACCGTCCCCAAATGGCTACGGTGCGCCCAAAAGTGATGACAGCCCTCCAACCCCAACCGGGACGTACGGGAAAACTGGTTGAAGAAAGCATTCTGCTCCGGGAAGAGGATGTGCGCACCAAAGTGCTGGAAGTTGTGCGGGAGACCACCAAAAAAGTGCGCATTGACGAAGCAGACATTATCGTCGCCGGTGGCAAAGGCATGGGCAGCAAGGAAGGTTTTCAATTGATCCACCTGCTGGCTGAGGTCTTAGGGGCCGCTGTGGGAGCCAGCCGGGATGTGGTGGAGGCAGGCTGGATCGGTCATCAGCATCAGGTGGGCCAAACCGGAGTAACAGTGACGCCCAAAATCTATTTTGCCATCGGCATCTCCGGGGCCATCCAGCACCTGGTGGGTATGCAAAATTCGGGCTTAATTATCGCTATTAACAAAGACCCCAATGCCCCCATTTTCCAAGCGTGCCATTACGGCATTGTAGGCGACGCGTTTGAGATTGTCCCCTTATTAATCGAACACTTTAAGCAAGCCTTGTCCCACATGAACGAAGCCGTGCAGACAGAGGAGGAGGTACGCCATGCCTGA
- a CDS encoding sugar kinase, translating to MALDVVTFGETMVLFSSDRPVPLEYTHQFYKQIGGAESNVAIGLARLGHQVGWFSKLGKDPFGRFIEKFIRGEGVDTSRCMYTDQAPTAVFFKEKLNPKNINVYYYRKGSAASLLRADDLDEAYITSAKMLHLSGITPALGSSAKETVYRAIEMAKAKGVKVVFDPNIRLKLWSLEESKPVLLDLIRQADIVLPGVEEGQLITGEEEPEKIVDALRAHGQQIFVVKMGARGAYYDNGQEKGYVPGFKAEVVDPVGAGDGFAAGVISGLLRGWTMQEAVRLGNAVGAMVVGVSGDVEGLPYWHEVEQMLYNNGTRQDVMR from the coding sequence TTGGCATTAGACGTTGTCACATTTGGTGAGACAATGGTGTTATTTAGTTCAGACCGGCCAGTGCCCCTTGAGTATACCCATCAGTTTTACAAACAGATTGGCGGGGCTGAGTCCAATGTGGCCATTGGTTTGGCGCGGTTGGGACATCAAGTGGGCTGGTTCAGCAAGTTGGGCAAAGACCCGTTTGGCCGCTTCATTGAGAAGTTTATCCGGGGGGAAGGGGTCGATACGAGCCGGTGCATGTATACCGACCAGGCCCCCACTGCCGTGTTTTTTAAGGAAAAATTAAATCCCAAAAACATTAATGTCTACTATTACCGTAAAGGTTCAGCAGCCAGTCTGCTGCGAGCGGATGATCTGGATGAAGCATACATCACTTCAGCCAAAATGCTTCATCTGTCCGGTATTACTCCTGCGCTGGGCTCATCGGCGAAGGAAACGGTGTATAGAGCAATTGAGATGGCCAAGGCAAAGGGCGTCAAGGTTGTGTTTGACCCCAACATCCGTCTGAAGTTATGGTCCCTAGAGGAATCCAAGCCTGTATTGCTGGATTTGATCCGCCAAGCTGACATTGTTTTGCCTGGTGTGGAAGAGGGACAGCTCATAACAGGAGAAGAAGAGCCTGAAAAGATTGTTGACGCATTGCGTGCCCATGGGCAGCAAATCTTCGTTGTCAAGATGGGAGCAAGGGGTGCCTATTACGATAACGGCCAGGAAAAGGGTTATGTTCCAGGCTTTAAAGCGGAAGTGGTTGATCCCGTTGGCGCTGGTGACGGATTTGCCGCCGGCGTAATCAGCGGGCTGCTTCGTGGCTGGACCATGCAGGAGGCGGTGCGGCTGGGTAATGCTGTAGGGGCCATGGTGGTGGGTGTCAGCGGTGATGTGGAAGGCTTGCCCTATTGGCATGAAGTTGAGCAGATGCTATATAACAACGGCACAAGGCAAGATGTTATGCGTTAA
- a CDS encoding FAD-dependent oxidoreductase gives MPEKFDCIVVGAGPAGTSCAYELAKAGVNVLLLERGEYPGSKNVMGGVLYRKMMEDIIPGFHKEAPLERPVVEQRFMLMDKESALAFSYKGLEWAREPYNNFTVLRAKFDQWFAQKAVEQGALLVCETVALECIVEDGRVVGVRTDRPDGDVYADVVVLADGVNSLLAKQLGFHKEWRPNEVALATMEILKLDKKVIEDRFNLEPDQGCTIEMFGDATKGILGTGFLYTNKDTLSIGVGTLLSGLIKHKIKPYELLEYVKNHPMIRPYIQGSEPVEYLAHLIPEGGYRSMPKVVGHGVLVVGDAAQLVNAIHREGSNLAMTSGRLAAETIIMGKEYNDFSENMLDHYRVKLMESFVGQDMKKYKDTTHHFDKFPQYFERYIPMLNRAASQMFTVDGLSKWEKQKKIWRDIGSAGEKMKLARDVIRALRVMK, from the coding sequence ATGCCTGAAAAATTTGATTGTATTGTGGTGGGCGCCGGTCCAGCGGGAACCTCTTGTGCCTATGAGCTGGCCAAAGCAGGAGTGAACGTGTTGCTTTTGGAACGGGGAGAATACCCGGGCTCAAAGAACGTGATGGGCGGTGTCTTGTACCGCAAAATGATGGAAGATATTATCCCTGGTTTTCACAAGGAAGCGCCTCTGGAGCGGCCCGTCGTCGAGCAGCGCTTTATGCTGATGGATAAAGAATCAGCTCTGGCTTTCAGCTACAAAGGGCTGGAATGGGCCCGCGAGCCTTATAACAACTTTACCGTGCTCAGAGCCAAATTTGACCAGTGGTTTGCCCAAAAAGCGGTGGAGCAGGGCGCCTTGCTGGTCTGTGAAACGGTCGCTTTGGAATGCATTGTTGAAGATGGCCGGGTGGTTGGGGTCAGAACGGACCGTCCCGATGGAGACGTGTATGCCGATGTGGTGGTGCTGGCTGACGGGGTCAACTCCCTTTTGGCCAAGCAACTTGGTTTTCATAAAGAATGGCGGCCTAATGAAGTGGCCCTGGCCACGATGGAAATTTTGAAACTGGATAAGAAAGTGATTGAAGACCGCTTTAATTTGGAACCTGACCAGGGGTGCACGATTGAAATGTTTGGGGATGCCACCAAAGGCATTCTGGGCACCGGGTTTTTGTACACCAACAAAGATACTTTAAGCATAGGCGTTGGCACGTTACTTTCCGGCCTGATCAAACATAAGATAAAACCATACGAACTGTTGGAGTATGTTAAAAACCATCCCATGATCCGCCCCTACATCCAGGGCAGTGAGCCTGTGGAATATTTGGCTCATCTCATCCCTGAGGGGGGCTACCGTTCCATGCCCAAGGTGGTTGGGCACGGGGTGCTGGTCGTCGGGGATGCGGCCCAGCTGGTTAATGCCATTCACCGGGAAGGCTCTAATCTGGCCATGACTTCTGGCCGTCTGGCTGCGGAAACCATTATCATGGGCAAGGAATACAATGATTTTTCTGAGAACATGCTGGACCATTACCGCGTCAAGCTGATGGAAAGTTTTGTGGGCCAGGACATGAAAAAATACAAAGATACAACCCATCACTTTGATAAATTTCCCCAATATTTCGAACGCTATATTCCCATGCTGAACCGGGCGGCCAGCCAAATGTTTACGGTTGATGGCCTGTCCAAATGGGAAAAGCAGAAAAAAATTTGGCGTGACATCGGCTCAGCAGGTGAAAAAATGAAACTTGCCCGGGATGTGATCCGGGCCTTGAGGGTGATGAAATAA